CAAGATCAAAGACAAGACCGCCGGGTTTCGTCCCGGCAGCCGACATACTTTTGACTAGCCGCTCAAAAGTATGCAAAAACCAGCTTGAATACCTCCTGAACCTGGACCAACCACCACCGGGTCTGTTTCCGTCATGCTTCACGGATTCGGCTCGCCGCATCAATGAGAATATTGGATAAACACATCCTGTGTTTCCCAATAACGCAAGCCGAAAATGCGATTTCCGTCTTGCTTACACCATCAGAGATGGTGGTCGCTCGTCCATGAGCTCCACAGACGGTTTTCAACCATCTGCTGGCTCGGCAAATCTTGCAACTCATCATCTCTAGTGTAAAACGTTGATAATATTTTACGCATCTTTCTATTTCTTACGTGGCACCGATTAAACGGGTGGGCAGTGCCCACCCTTGCCAGGGTTTGTTATTGAGCCCCCCAGCCCTCCCTTTTAGCGGTACCAACGGATGAGGGTCTCCACCGTGATCAGATAACACTTCTAAAGAGGTTTCTGTTCCTTAAACCGCCTTGGGTAACACATAAAGAAACACCGCATAAAAATGTAGAATGCTGCCAGCCAATACAAATAGATGCCAGATGGCATGGTGGTAGGGTAAGCGGCGCCACAGATAGAAGTTGATACCGAGGGTATAACTGAGCCCTCCGCCCAACAGTAGGATGAATCCAGTGCTGGGCAGGGCATCAAGTAGCGGTTTGATGGCCATAACAATCATCCAGCCCATGGCCACATAGAGGGCAATGGAAAACTGACGGCGGTATCGCAGTTGACTGAATTCAATGAAAATACCGCTGATTGCCAATGCCCACACTGCAGCAAATAGGCTCCATCCCCAAGCACCATGTAGTGTGATCAGGGTAAACGGTGTGTACGTGCCGGCAATGAGCAGCAGGATGGCAATGTGGTCAAAGATGCGCAGCCGGGCTTTTTTCTGTGGATGGCGCAGCAGGTGGTAGCATGTTGAGGAAACATAGAGAAAGGTTAGTGACGCACCGAAAATAGAGGCGCTGGTGATATGCCAGATCGACCCCTGTTTAATGGTGTAAAAGACCAGCACAGCCAGTGCGGCAATGGAAAGCAGCGTGCCCACGGCATGGGTGAGACTGTTGGCTAATTCTTCAGCGACGGTGTAACGCGTTGCCGGCGATGGGGTTTTCATGGTGGCTCCTTTCGAGAAAAAGGCACGTCCAGGTTTCACCATACTCCATTAAAATGTTTGTACTGTAAAAGAAGCGTAAAACAAGCGCTGTTGCATCACAGCATAAAAAAAGGGATTCCACTGAGGAACCCCTTTTTTCACTGTTTATCGTAATGCCGTTAGTTCTGACCGCCCATGGCCGCGCTGTGCATCGACGCGAATTGCAGCAGTTGCTGAATGTCCAGGCCGCTCTCTTTGACAATGCCGAGAAAAACCGGCAGCAGCTGCATCATAAACGTGGAATCCTGCATTGCCTCTTTGGCCAGGCCAGGGAGAGCATTGAGGATGAATTGCTGCTTTTCTTCTGTGGAAAGTGCCATTACGGCATCTTGAAGCTCCTGTACAGACATCGAATTGTTTCTCCTGTTGCGAAA
The Desulfuromonas acetoxidans DSM 684 genome window above contains:
- the trhA gene encoding PAQR family membrane homeostasis protein TrhA, which gives rise to MKTPSPATRYTVAEELANSLTHAVGTLLSIAALAVLVFYTIKQGSIWHITSASIFGASLTFLYVSSTCYHLLRHPQKKARLRIFDHIAILLLIAGTYTPFTLITLHGAWGWSLFAAVWALAISGIFIEFSQLRYRRQFSIALYVAMGWMIVMAIKPLLDALPSTGFILLLGGGLSYTLGINFYLWRRLPYHHAIWHLFVLAGSILHFYAVFLYVLPKAV